The bacterium genome includes a region encoding these proteins:
- a CDS encoding amidohydrolase family protein, which produces MSDVSFVDTHVHFWERPHPTLTWVWLEDDFIHPQLGDTLLLKSMKKYAIDEFAAEVEGSGVSKAVHVQAAIGSEDPVEETKWLQGMIDRSGYPLAIVGDARMQSPDVEGTIERHVEYANFRGLRDFAQGDYLVDPDFHRGYALLEKYNLVYDLDVFWESMHKAAAMAAKFPNIILVVDHAGFPQERTAEYFYNWQKGIAEFRGMDNVYMKISGLGMGDHMAGRKWTLETIKPWVECCLEVFGVEQSFFGTNWPVDKDYSTYPVLIDAYRELISGYSESEQTALFSGNAEKVYRI; this is translated from the coding sequence ATGAGTGATGTCAGCTTCGTGGACACGCACGTGCACTTCTGGGAGCGTCCCCATCCCACTCTGACCTGGGTCTGGCTGGAAGACGACTTCATCCATCCCCAGTTGGGCGACACGCTTCTCCTCAAGTCGATGAAGAAGTATGCGATCGACGAATTCGCCGCCGAGGTCGAGGGGTCGGGCGTCTCCAAGGCGGTTCACGTGCAGGCGGCCATCGGCAGCGAGGACCCGGTGGAGGAGACCAAGTGGCTCCAGGGGATGATCGACCGCAGCGGCTACCCGCTGGCCATCGTGGGGGACGCCCGCATGCAGAGCCCCGACGTCGAAGGGACCATCGAGCGTCATGTCGAGTACGCCAACTTCCGCGGGCTCCGCGACTTCGCGCAGGGCGACTACCTGGTCGACCCCGACTTCCACCGGGGATACGCCCTGCTGGAGAAGTACAACCTCGTCTACGACCTGGACGTCTTCTGGGAGAGCATGCACAAGGCAGCGGCCATGGCCGCCAAGTTCCCCAACATCATCCTGGTGGTCGACCACGCCGGTTTCCCGCAGGAGCGGACCGCGGAGTACTTCTACAACTGGCAGAAGGGCATCGCCGAGTTCAGGGGCATGGACAACGTCTACATGAAGATCTCCGGCCTGGGCATGGGCGATCACATGGCCGGGCGGAAGTGGACGCTCGAGACCATCAAGCCATGGGTGGAGTGCTGCCTGGAGGTGTTCGGGGTGGAGCAGAGCTTCTTCGGCACCAACTGGCCGGTCGACAAGGATTACTCGACCTACCCCGTGCTGATCGACGCCTACCGCGAGCTGATCTCCGGTTACAGCGAGTCCGAGCAGACGGCGCTCTTCTCCGGCAACGCCGAGAAGGTCTACCGGATCTAG
- a CDS encoding GNAT family N-acetyltransferase, whose protein sequence is MARLIPRDMEVPYGVETESFRIRPITIHDTFKDYDAVMTSVDYLRGCLFSSPGWPSHDLTLIQDMIDLAWHQKEGQLRRSFAFAVMSLDESVQLGCLYIDPPSKEGIDAEVSMWVRASEADTGLDAELYETVRCWVDDEWPFDRVAYPGREYTREQWDDLP, encoded by the coding sequence GTGGCGAGGCTCATCCCGCGTGACATGGAGGTCCCATACGGAGTCGAGACCGAGAGCTTCAGGATCCGGCCGATAACGATCCATGACACCTTCAAGGACTATGACGCGGTGATGACCAGCGTCGATTACCTCAGGGGTTGCCTATTCAGCTCTCCCGGTTGGCCGAGCCATGACCTGACGCTGATCCAGGACATGATCGATCTGGCCTGGCACCAGAAGGAGGGCCAACTCCGTAGATCCTTCGCCTTTGCGGTAATGAGCCTCGACGAGAGCGTGCAACTCGGTTGTCTCTACATCGACCCACCATCCAAAGAGGGGATTGACGCGGAGGTGTCGATGTGGGTTAGAGCGAGCGAGGCGGACACCGGACTCGATGCGGAACTCTACGAGACGGTTCGTTGTTGGGTTGATGACGAGTGGCCGTTCGACCGGGTGGCCTATCCGGGCCGGGAGTACACCCGGGAGCAGTGGGATGATCTTCCTTGA
- a CDS encoding sugar ABC transporter ATP-binding protein, which yields MTTENGALNQRLELRATGLRKSFGGVEVLHGVDITVEGGEVLALLGENGAGKSTAIKILAGDYKRDAGVIVIDGEEADIRSPRDAGAYGLRVIYQEFSDAPDLTVAENLSLGRLPRNRFGLVDWSRVRRDAREILDKLGIELPIRALVGNLGVAERQVLEIARALAGSARLLILDEPTSALTLEETDALFAFIERLKARGVAIIYITHRLDEVERIADNVLVFRDGDAVAEGPVSEFGRKEMVEAMVGHELEEEVASLRGEGHEIGEPVLTIEGASSEGVFKDVDLEVREGEILSLFGRIGCGALELAEAVFGLREMVAGSMRVGEESGQPRSPKDAIARFGIGFVPIDRKTDGLLTVLNVAENLSVASWPWMTKAGLLPPMATAKVFERWYETLDIRGKGGATQIVDTLSGGNQQKVVLGRWLERESRLLVLAEPTRGVDVGARAQIYHVLRRFADEGIAVLIVTSDIEEVIRISDTIVVMSRGRVVARHRASEVDRAQLIRQAAEDTVEAAAAG from the coding sequence ATGACGACCGAGAACGGAGCGCTGAACCAGAGGCTCGAACTCCGGGCCACCGGACTCCGCAAGAGCTTCGGCGGGGTCGAGGTTCTCCACGGCGTGGACATCACTGTGGAGGGCGGCGAGGTTCTCGCTCTCCTGGGGGAGAACGGTGCCGGTAAGTCGACCGCCATCAAGATCCTGGCCGGCGACTACAAGCGGGATGCCGGCGTGATAGTCATCGACGGCGAGGAGGCGGACATCCGCAGCCCGCGCGACGCCGGCGCCTACGGGCTCCGGGTCATCTACCAGGAGTTCTCGGATGCGCCCGATCTCACGGTGGCCGAGAACCTGTCCCTGGGACGGCTGCCGCGCAACCGTTTCGGCCTGGTCGACTGGTCCCGGGTACGTCGTGACGCGAGGGAGATCCTCGACAAGCTCGGCATCGAGCTACCCATCCGGGCCCTGGTGGGCAACCTCGGCGTGGCCGAGCGCCAGGTGCTGGAGATCGCCCGCGCCCTGGCTGGAAGCGCCCGCCTCCTGATCCTGGACGAGCCGACCTCGGCGCTGACCCTCGAGGAGACGGACGCCCTCTTCGCCTTCATCGAACGTCTGAAGGCCCGAGGCGTGGCCATCATCTACATAACACACCGGCTCGACGAGGTGGAGCGGATCGCCGACAACGTCCTGGTCTTCCGGGACGGAGACGCGGTTGCAGAGGGACCGGTCAGCGAGTTCGGTCGCAAGGAGATGGTCGAGGCCATGGTCGGGCACGAACTCGAGGAGGAGGTCGCCTCCCTGCGCGGGGAGGGCCACGAGATCGGTGAACCTGTCCTGACCATCGAAGGGGCCTCGTCGGAAGGGGTCTTCAAGGACGTTGACCTGGAGGTACGGGAGGGTGAGATCCTCTCCCTCTTCGGGAGGATCGGCTGCGGAGCGTTGGAGCTGGCCGAGGCCGTCTTCGGCCTCCGGGAGATGGTTGCCGGGTCCATGCGCGTGGGCGAGGAGAGCGGGCAGCCCAGGTCGCCCAAGGATGCCATCGCCCGCTTCGGGATCGGGTTCGTCCCGATCGACCGCAAGACCGACGGGTTGCTCACCGTCCTGAACGTCGCCGAGAACCTGAGCGTGGCGTCCTGGCCGTGGATGACGAAGGCCGGTCTGCTGCCCCCGATGGCCACCGCCAAGGTGTTCGAGAGGTGGTACGAGACCCTGGACATCCGAGGCAAGGGAGGCGCCACCCAGATCGTCGACACCCTGTCTGGGGGAAACCAGCAGAAGGTGGTCCTGGGGCGCTGGCTGGAGCGCGAGTCGAGATTGCTGGTGCTGGCCGAGCCGACGCGCGGGGTGGACGTGGGCGCCCGAGCGCAGATATATCACGTGCTGCGGAGGTTCGCTGACGAGGGCATCGCGGTGCTCATCGTCACGTCGGACATCGAGGAGGTCATCCGCATCTCCGACACCATCGTGGTCATGTCACGGGGCCGCGTCGTTGCCCGCCACCGGGCGAGCGAGGTGGATCGGGCCCAACTCATCCGCCAGGCCGCCGAGGACACCGTAGAGGCTGCGGCCGCCGGATAA
- a CDS encoding ABC transporter permease, translating into MDETPVEDGGAGSPDAAPVAGISGRARIARIFVAMPPEVVLIVVLVILGFIFWQGSEFFLTTRNMRNVLLSVSVLGILAAPGTLLLISGNFDLSVASGAALCGCIAGVVAEENSAAAAILAALAVGLLAGIFNGVLSAYAGIASIVVTLGTWLGYRGLARLFSNGQTIRMNGKVDFITNDILGVPAQIVMFVLITVLAWFVVRYTRFGRSVYAIGSNPTAARLSGIRQKPTIFVMFIVSGLLAGLAGLILASQLDAASGNAATGVELEVVAAIILGGASLSGGRGTIPGTVLGVFILGIMQNGLTLLSISSFWQDVATGVVLVAAVGLDQVRLRLSGS; encoded by the coding sequence ATGGACGAAACTCCGGTCGAAGATGGTGGGGCCGGCTCGCCGGATGCCGCGCCAGTAGCAGGCATCAGCGGGCGGGCCCGAATCGCTCGCATATTCGTGGCGATGCCACCCGAAGTCGTTCTCATCGTGGTCCTGGTGATCCTCGGGTTCATCTTCTGGCAGGGCAGCGAGTTCTTCCTCACCACTCGCAACATGCGCAACGTGCTGCTCTCGGTCTCCGTCCTGGGCATCCTCGCCGCACCGGGCACGCTGCTTCTCATATCGGGCAACTTCGACCTGTCGGTGGCGTCAGGGGCCGCGCTGTGCGGCTGCATTGCAGGCGTCGTGGCCGAGGAGAACAGCGCCGCGGCGGCCATCCTGGCCGCCCTCGCCGTGGGTCTTCTGGCCGGGATATTCAACGGAGTGCTCTCCGCCTACGCGGGTATCGCTTCGATCGTCGTCACCCTTGGTACCTGGCTGGGATACAGGGGACTGGCGCGCCTTTTCTCCAACGGCCAGACGATCAGGATGAACGGCAAGGTCGATTTCATCACCAACGACATCCTCGGCGTACCGGCCCAGATCGTCATGTTCGTCCTGATCACCGTGCTGGCGTGGTTCGTGGTCCGCTACACGCGCTTCGGCCGATCCGTGTACGCGATCGGTAGCAACCCGACGGCGGCCCGGCTGTCCGGAATCCGCCAGAAGCCGACCATCTTCGTCATGTTCATCGTCAGCGGTCTCCTGGCCGGCCTGGCCGGGCTGATCCTGGCGTCACAGCTGGACGCCGCTTCAGGGAACGCGGCCACGGGTGTGGAGCTCGAAGTGGTGGCCGCCATCATCCTGGGCGGCGCCAGCCTCTCCGGCGGGCGGGGCACCATACCGGGCACGGTCCTCGGTGTCTTCATCCTGGGCATCATGCAGAACGGACTCACCCTGCTGAGCATCTCGTCGTTCTGGCAGGACGTTGCGACCGGTGTCGTTCTGGTGGCGGCCGTCGGGCTCGACCAGGTGAGGTTGCGGCTGAGCGGATCATGA
- a CDS encoding SDR family NAD(P)-dependent oxidoreductase: MRRTALVTGSARGMGAAICRVLRQDGLRVIGADIIEHEHDDSDRYIEIDLSDPAQCERLVTEAGEVDVLVNNAAIFFHKPIPEFTVDDFDYTIAVNLRANFLICRGLVEGMKERGWGRIINISSVGARTGGVSDSAVYSATKAAMISLTKSFARNYGPYGVTSNAVAPGFVEGFMTSHVTDADRALYLSQIPVGRSCQPEEIADLVSFLAGDGAAFVTGATIDINGGWVMT, from the coding sequence ATGAGGAGAACGGCCCTGGTCACCGGCTCGGCGCGCGGGATGGGCGCGGCGATATGCCGAGTCCTCCGCCAGGACGGCCTGCGCGTGATCGGCGCCGACATCATCGAGCACGAACACGATGACTCGGACCGCTACATCGAGATCGACCTTTCCGATCCCGCCCAATGCGAACGCCTCGTCACCGAGGCCGGCGAGGTCGACGTGCTGGTCAACAACGCCGCCATCTTCTTCCACAAGCCGATACCCGAGTTCACCGTAGACGACTTCGACTACACCATCGCGGTGAACCTGCGCGCCAACTTCCTCATCTGCCGGGGCCTGGTGGAGGGCATGAAGGAGCGCGGCTGGGGCCGGATCATCAACATCTCCAGCGTGGGCGCCCGCACGGGCGGCGTATCGGATTCGGCGGTGTACAGCGCCACCAAGGCGGCCATGATCTCGCTGACCAAGAGCTTCGCCCGCAACTACGGCCCGTACGGCGTCACCTCCAACGCGGTGGCGCCCGGATTCGTGGAGGGTTTCATGACCAGCCACGTCACCGATGCCGACCGCGCCCTGTACCTGAGCCAGATACCCGTGGGTCGATCCTGCCAGCCCGAGGAGATCGCCGATCTGGTCTCGTTCCTGGCCGGGGACGGCGCCGCATTCGTCACCGGCGCCACCATCGACATCAACGGCGGCTGGGTGATGACCTAG
- a CDS encoding thiamine pyrophosphate-dependent dehydrogenase E1 component subunit alpha, with translation MSGAGVSLDRRLRLQSGRAGRYEAMCEIRAFEDRVKAMFFEGAVHGTTHTCQGQEAVAVGIAAAARPTDTVTCTYRGHGHALALGMPPVTVLGEIMGRRAGSVGGVGGSMHLCDTSIGLLPTFAIVGAGIPVAAGAALTAQVKGTDDAAIAIFGDGAANIGAFHEGLNLAAIWKLPAVFVCENNQYGEYTAIHLTTPIENIADRAVSYGIPGHVVDGQDVDVVASAVGEALARARAGHGPTLLEMKTYRYSGHSRADTAPYRPEGELDRWYERDPINTYRSRLVGEGVITAEEAEEIQARAAQRVVDAEATAAAGDPATVDDMFRHIYAP, from the coding sequence ATGAGCGGCGCCGGCGTATCACTGGATCGGCGGCTCCGGCTCCAATCGGGCCGGGCCGGACGCTACGAGGCCATGTGCGAGATACGGGCCTTCGAGGATCGGGTCAAGGCCATGTTCTTCGAGGGCGCCGTCCACGGCACCACCCATACCTGCCAGGGTCAGGAGGCGGTAGCCGTGGGGATCGCGGCAGCCGCCCGGCCCACCGACACGGTGACGTGTACCTACCGCGGCCACGGTCACGCCCTGGCGTTGGGCATGCCCCCGGTCACGGTGTTGGGGGAGATCATGGGACGGAGAGCCGGCTCGGTCGGGGGCGTAGGTGGATCCATGCATCTGTGCGATACGTCGATCGGGCTGCTCCCGACGTTCGCCATCGTCGGCGCCGGAATCCCGGTGGCGGCCGGCGCCGCCCTGACGGCTCAGGTGAAGGGCACGGACGACGCGGCGATCGCGATCTTCGGGGATGGGGCCGCCAACATCGGCGCCTTCCACGAGGGCCTGAACCTGGCCGCCATCTGGAAGCTGCCGGCGGTGTTCGTGTGCGAGAACAACCAGTACGGGGAGTACACCGCCATCCACCTGACGACCCCGATCGAGAACATCGCCGACCGGGCGGTCTCCTACGGTATCCCGGGCCACGTGGTCGACGGCCAGGATGTGGACGTGGTGGCCTCGGCCGTGGGGGAGGCCCTGGCTAGGGCGAGGGCGGGCCACGGGCCGACCCTGCTCGAGATGAAGACCTACCGCTACTCGGGCCACTCGAGGGCCGACACCGCGCCCTACCGGCCGGAGGGTGAGCTCGACCGTTGGTACGAGCGCGATCCGATCAACACCTATCGCAGCCGCCTCGTAGGAGAAGGGGTAATCACGGCCGAGGAAGCCGAGGAGATCCAGGCTCGAGCCGCCCAACGCGTGGTGGACGCCGAGGCCACCGCCGCGGCCGGCGACCCGGCGACGGTGGACGACATGTTCCGCCACATCTACGCTCCGTGA
- a CDS encoding substrate-binding domain-containing protein — translation MRKLKLLAVVVALSLVAAACGGDDDEPAETTAAPAATEATTAAAPATTAAAPTAMADMPAVCQGYDGTGMTIGYGDLTAGIPFVTQVLDNLMEVAEACNVEVLYADNNLDGETALENARTFTLAEVDGVIQFQIDASIEGALCDELRANDPNLPVIAIDIAHPSCALFFGADNGYAGELAGQALGQWAQENWGCGIDLVVTMETFVVGQVNIDRANGMVRGISQVCTGLDYGDFENWSPDATGIVTRIDGGGTTDGAFPKVLDTFTANPGKRIAVVSLNDDMGLAALAAARELGIEDMVVYASQGADATIHQEIRSNPQYIGSTGYFPETYGNYVIPAILAMIAGDPVPDPLFVNHIFVSADNIDQFYPADGMAAPTAMADMPAVCQGYDGTGMTIGYGDLTAGIPFVTQVLDNLMEVAEACNVEVLYADNNLDGETALENARTFTLAEVDGVIQFQIDASIEGALCDELRANDPNLPVIAIDIAHPSCALFFGADNGYAGELAGQALGQWAQENWGCGIDLVVTMETFVVGQVNIDRANGMVRGISQVCTGLDYGDFENWSPDATGIVTRIDGGGTTDGAFPKVLDTFTANPGKRIAVVSLNDDMGLAALAAARELGIEDMVVYASQGADATIHQEIRSNPQYIGSTGYFPETYGNYVIPAILAMIAGDPVPDPLFVNHIFVSADNIDQFYPG, via the coding sequence ATGAGAAAACTCAAGTTGTTGGCGGTTGTAGTGGCCCTATCGCTGGTAGCCGCCGCGTGCGGGGGTGATGATGACGAACCGGCGGAGACCACTGCCGCCCCTGCCGCTACCGAGGCCACCACGGCTGCTGCTCCGGCTACCACCGCGGCTGCTCCGACGGCTATGGCTGATATGCCTGCTGTGTGTCAGGGTTATGACGGTACGGGTATGACGATCGGTTATGGGGATCTGACTGCTGGTATCCCGTTCGTGACTCAGGTGTTGGACAATCTGATGGAGGTTGCTGAGGCGTGCAATGTCGAGGTGTTGTACGCGGATAACAACCTGGACGGTGAGACGGCTCTCGAGAACGCTCGGACGTTCACGTTGGCTGAGGTGGATGGTGTGATCCAGTTCCAGATCGATGCGTCGATCGAGGGTGCGCTCTGTGACGAGTTGCGGGCGAACGACCCGAATCTCCCGGTGATCGCTATCGATATCGCCCATCCGTCTTGTGCTCTGTTCTTCGGGGCGGATAACGGTTACGCGGGTGAGTTGGCCGGCCAGGCGCTGGGTCAGTGGGCCCAGGAGAACTGGGGCTGCGGGATCGATTTGGTCGTGACGATGGAGACCTTCGTTGTCGGCCAGGTGAACATCGATCGGGCCAACGGCATGGTCCGGGGTATCTCCCAGGTGTGTACGGGTCTTGACTACGGCGACTTCGAGAACTGGTCGCCGGACGCGACGGGGATCGTTACCCGTATTGATGGTGGTGGTACCACCGATGGTGCGTTCCCGAAGGTGTTGGACACGTTCACGGCTAATCCGGGTAAGCGGATCGCGGTGGTGTCCTTGAACGACGACATGGGTTTGGCGGCTCTGGCGGCGGCCCGTGAGTTGGGTATCGAGGACATGGTCGTGTACGCCAGCCAGGGTGCTGACGCGACGATCCATCAGGAGATCAGGTCCAACCCGCAGTACATCGGGTCGACGGGTTACTTCCCCGAGACTTACGGGAACTATGTGATCCCGGCCATCCTGGCCATGATCGCCGGTGACCCGGTACCGGATCCGCTGTTCGTGAACCACATCTTTGTGAGCGCGGACAACATCGACCAGTTCTACCCGGCGGACGGGATGGCTGCTCCGACGGCTATGGCTGATATGCCTGCTGTGTGTCAGGGTTATGACGGTACGGGTATGACGATCGGTTATGGGGATCTGACTGCTGGTATCCCGTTCGTGACTCAGGTGTTGGACAATCTGATGGAGGTTGCTGAGGCGTGCAATGTCGAGGTGTTGTACGCGGATAACAACCTGGACGGTGAGACGGCTCTCGAGAACGCTCGGACGTTCACGTTGGCTGAGGTGGATGGTGTGATCCAGTTCCAGATCGATGCGTCGATCGAGGGTGCGCTCTGTGACGAGTTGCGGGCGAACGACCCGAATCTCCCGGTGATCGCTATCGATATCGCCCATCCGTCTTGTGCTCTGTTCTTCGGGGCGGATAACGGTTACGCGGGTGAGTTGGCCGGCCAGGCGCTGGGTCAGTGGGCCCAGGAGAACTGGGGCTGCGGGATCGATTTGGTCGTGACGATGGAGACCTTCGTTGTCGGCCAGGTGAACATCGATCGGGCCAACGGCATGGTCCGGGGTATCTCCCAGGTGTGTACGGGTCTTGACTACGGCGACTTCGAGAACTGGTCGCCGGACGCGACGGGGATCGTTACCCGTATTGATGGTGGTGGTACCACCGATGGTGCGTTCCCGAAGGTGTTGGACACGTTCACGGCTAATCCGGGTAAGCGGATCGCGGTGGTGTCCTTGAACGACGACATGGGTTTGGCGGCTCTGGCGGCGGCCCGTGAGTTGGGTATCGAGGACATGGTCGTGTACGCCAGCCAGGGTGCTGACGCGACGATCCATCAGGAGATCAGGTCCAACCCGCAGTACATCGGGTCGACGGGTTACTTCCCCGAGACTTACGGGAACTATGTGATCCCGGCCATCCTGGCCATGATCGCCGGTGACCCGGTACCGGATCCGCTGTTCGTGAACCACATCTTTGTGAGCGCGGACAACATCGACCAGTTCTACCCGGGCTGA